The Deltaproteobacteria bacterium genome window below encodes:
- a CDS encoding outer membrane protein transport protein: protein MLVLLLAASTSFAAGFRLPEAGVKAMGMGFAFTAQADDPSAIYFNPAGLTQLKGQNVMVGFTYVRENGGEFTGTTPVDNTTAIKSETQKSLNFFIPNAYYTRTTNSGNVSYGVGIFAPFGLGQEYNDRNTSIFRNQITKIDLQTIVVNPTIAFKVNEMLSVGFGIDWMYGKAELAKTPWNSALGGNLYNLDLEGDGDTWGYNFGLLLKPTENLRIGANYRSPFNLKIKDGDVDIQAINTTGVAALGGASVSTAFFGGATTFATKGDATVAMPATFAIGAACTMGRLTVAADADWTFWHSFSSLPITIKDTRPPVLVSTNAAKNWEDVVALRFGAEYRVTDPLALRAGFVYDPTPVPGSTIGPELPDATRLNYMVGAGYKFNRWTIDAAFMYIDKQDRTVDNQITAAGTGAKGTWTGNAWLAGLDVGYKF from the coding sequence GTGCTCGTTCTGCTGCTTGCGGCGAGCACGTCGTTCGCGGCCGGTTTCCGGCTGCCGGAGGCCGGGGTCAAGGCGATGGGCATGGGGTTCGCGTTCACCGCGCAGGCGGACGACCCGTCCGCGATCTACTTCAACCCCGCGGGACTCACGCAGCTGAAAGGGCAGAACGTGATGGTCGGATTCACGTACGTGCGCGAGAACGGCGGAGAGTTCACGGGGACGACGCCGGTGGACAACACCACCGCGATCAAGAGCGAGACGCAGAAAAGCCTCAACTTCTTCATCCCGAACGCGTACTACACGCGGACGACCAACTCGGGCAACGTCTCCTACGGCGTCGGCATCTTCGCGCCGTTCGGCCTGGGCCAGGAGTACAACGACAGGAACACCAGCATCTTCCGCAACCAGATCACGAAGATCGACCTGCAGACGATCGTGGTGAATCCCACGATCGCGTTCAAGGTGAACGAGATGCTGTCCGTCGGCTTCGGCATCGACTGGATGTACGGGAAGGCGGAGCTGGCGAAGACCCCGTGGAACTCGGCCCTCGGCGGCAATCTCTACAACCTGGACCTGGAAGGGGATGGGGATACCTGGGGGTATAACTTCGGGCTGCTCCTGAAGCCCACGGAGAATCTCCGGATCGGCGCCAACTACCGCAGTCCGTTCAACCTCAAGATCAAGGACGGGGACGTGGACATCCAGGCGATCAATACGACGGGAGTCGCCGCGCTGGGCGGGGCATCCGTATCCACGGCGTTCTTCGGGGGCGCCACGACATTCGCCACGAAGGGGGACGCCACCGTCGCCATGCCGGCCACGTTCGCCATCGGCGCCGCCTGCACGATGGGCAGGCTGACGGTTGCGGCGGACGCCGATTGGACGTTCTGGCACAGCTTCAGCAGCCTTCCGATCACCATCAAGGATACGCGGCCGCCGGTTCTCGTCAGCACCAACGCGGCGAAGAATTGGGAGGATGTCGTTGCGCTGCGTTTCGGCGCGGAGTACCGGGTCACCGATCCGCTCGCGCTGCGGGCGGGGTTCGTCTACGACCCGACCCCGGTGCCGGGATCCACGATCGGCCCCGAACTTCCCGACGCGACCCGCCTGAACTACATGGTCGGGGCGGGATACAAGTTCAACCGGTGGACGATCGACGCCGCCTTCATGTACATCGACAAGCAGGACCGGACGGTCGACAATCAGATCACGGCGGCCGGGACCGGCGCCAAAGGCACCTGGACCGGGAACGCCTGGCTCGCGGGTCTGGACGTCGGATACAAGTTCTAG
- a CDS encoding peroxiredoxin, whose protein sequence is MAVQVKGPAPAFELEGVVGKEFKKVKLSDYRGKWVVLFFYPLDFTFVUPTEILEFSRRENEFAAEGAQIIGVSTDSKFSHLAWVNHELGELAYPLLADLTKSVSREYGVLLEEAGIALRGTFIIDPEGIVRASIMQDLPVGRSVDELQRLVSALKTGELCPVGWKPGKPFLGK, encoded by the coding sequence ATGGCGGTCCAGGTGAAGGGCCCAGCGCCGGCGTTCGAGCTGGAAGGGGTGGTGGGGAAGGAGTTCAAAAAGGTCAAGCTGTCGGATTACAGGGGGAAATGGGTCGTCCTCTTCTTCTACCCGCTCGATTTCACCTTCGTCTGACCGACGGAGATCCTCGAGTTCTCCCGGCGGGAGAACGAGTTCGCTGCGGAAGGGGCGCAGATCATCGGCGTGAGCACGGACAGCAAGTTTTCCCACCTCGCGTGGGTCAACCACGAACTGGGGGAGCTTGCGTACCCGCTCCTCGCCGACCTGACGAAATCGGTTTCGAGGGAGTACGGCGTCCTTCTGGAGGAGGCGGGGATCGCCCTGCGCGGGACGTTCATCATCGACCCGGAAGGGATCGTCCGCGCGTCGATCATGCAGGATCTCCCGGTAGGCCGGAGCGTCGACGAGCTGCAGCGGCTGGTGTCCGCCCTGAAGACCGGCGAGCTGTGCCCGGTCGGCTGGAAACCCGGGAAACCGTTCTTAGGGAAATAA
- a CDS encoding ferritin family protein, producing MQFSEEALKFLNLGISSEISAYVFYKHAGGIVADKGLKETILKLASDEKGHFLSLEDLYDRNVRSEMWAPYKDILGKEGLPDIDELVQETHKELLAKIRGISTKREVLEMALLLEKEAFDLFTEAGAKTKQPDVKKVFDFLAGFEKTHVQIIEKELANL from the coding sequence ATGCAATTCAGCGAAGAGGCGCTCAAATTCCTGAACCTGGGGATCTCGTCGGAGATCTCCGCGTACGTCTTCTACAAGCACGCCGGCGGGATCGTCGCCGACAAGGGACTGAAGGAGACGATCCTCAAGCTGGCAAGCGACGAGAAGGGCCACTTCCTGTCGCTGGAGGACCTCTACGACCGGAACGTCCGGTCGGAGATGTGGGCTCCCTACAAGGACATCCTGGGCAAGGAGGGGCTCCCCGACATCGACGAGCTCGTCCAGGAGACGCACAAGGAGCTGCTGGCGAAGATCCGCGGGATCTCGACGAAGCGGGAAGTGCTCGAGATGGCGCTGCTGCTGGAGAAGGAGGCGTTCGACCTGTTCACCGAGGCCGGCGCGAAGACGAAGCAGCCCGATGTGAAGAAGGTGTTCGACTTCCTCGCCGGGTTCGAGAAAACACACGTGCAGATCATCGAGAAGGAGCTGGCGAACCTATAA
- a CDS encoding glutaredoxin family protein — MPRLVTIFGKDSUPYTTNARRDYEKAGAGVAYRNVERDAAAMKEMLSLTGGRRDVPVMVEEGKVTVGYGGS; from the coding sequence ATGCCGCGCCTCGTGACGATCTTCGGGAAGGACAGCTGACCGTACACCACCAACGCTCGTAGGGACTACGAGAAGGCGGGAGCGGGTGTGGCGTACCGGAACGTCGAGAGGGATGCCGCGGCGATGAAGGAGATGCTCTCCCTGACCGGGGGCCGGCGGGACGTGCCGGTGATGGTCGAGGAGGGAAAGGTCACCGTCGGGTACGGAGGCTCCTGA